The following DNA comes from Vespa crabro chromosome 25, iyVesCrab1.2, whole genome shotgun sequence.
CCTTTGAAAACGGCGCATTCCGCGTTACGCTCGCGGGCCACGAGGCATTTGAACGTTTACAGTTTCGTCTTTCACTTCCTCTTCTTCGCGTTCGATTTGAGCCCTCTCCAGTAAATAGATACAAGTCTTAAAATTCTAAAGAGATCATCCTCCTTTCGAGTCTCGGAGTAAAAGAACCAAACCATTTTCCGCTCGCTACGCTCACTGATAGAACGGCGCGTCGATTTTCCGGACTGGCAGCTTTCTTCTCAAAGTGAGAACTTCCTTTTTTCCGTCACTCTTCGGTGCTCCGCAAATTTTGCGAGGAACGTTTACCGAGCGGTCTAACCGAAGATACGGTTAGGCAGTACACTCTTCGATCTTTGCTTTCCaaggaggggagagagagacgcggTAAAAAATATCCTCCCCCCTCTCCCCTCAGAAAACAACGTGGCGCGATCCAGGTGCGACGGTATTTGCGTTAGCAAGCCGTTTCCCGAACGGACAGGCTTCGTTGTGGCCGGCCGACACTGATTGCCAATCAATATGCCCATCTCGCAGGAGTCTAATTCGGCAACAATGTTGATCAATCAGTACGCACACAGGCTGACTGGGAAGCTGCCGTTCCATTTCGCGTTCTATCGTGTTCCGCCAGCAATCGCGCATCCACAACGAACcaccgaacgaacgaacgaacgaacgaacgaacgaacgaacgaacgaacgaacagagACGACGATGAACCGATGAACGCGCTAGAGCGAGAGAACGAGTAtatctccctcttcctctttctctctctctctctctctctctctctctctctctctctctctctctccctctcgtgATCACTTTCGTATCCATTTGTACAGCACGAATAATTTCAtcttaagaagaaaagataaaaatatataggagAGATATTTGCATTTCTAATTCGTCAATCAGAGGGATGATAATTCGTCGCGAAATCTCTCTGACTTAACATCGATCGAAAGTTAGAGAGAATCCCAAGCGTGGACGGACGCAGACAAATGTCTTTCTTCCGGCATTGGTGGTAGCAAAAGCAAGGGGTCACTACCTTactcgatatacatatactaagCGCATATCCGCGAATAACCCGTGGAAGATGTATGCTGACCGGAAGGCACCGTACCCGGAAACCATTACTGCCCCTCTAATTTCTTTACGATCGCGTTGCCATTGGTCACGCTCCCGCTACGCCATGGTTTACGGCTTCGACCTCTTCGCGCCAGTTTCGATGCTTTTTCCAACCCTAAAAGAAATAGACTTTTCCTTTGATCGAAATACGAATATCCCCGAGAATGAGAACATAAGTCGAATATAAAAACTCGTCGTTAAAGGTCGATAGAAAAATTGGGAGGGCGGATAAAACCGAAAGGAGATAAGCCGTCGTGCGTGGAGGGAACTCGAGCAAAGAGAACGAACCATGCGGAGGACAAAAGGAGGTAGAGAGGAAggtagagaaggaagaggagggaaaagaagagagagagagagagagcgaaaaggAAGGTAACTGGTGAGATTCGTCGGTGGTAGTGGCAGATAGAAGCGAGTGGCTCGAGGCACAATGAGCCTATcagattatatttctattttcgacACGCCGCCTATCGTGCAATCCCATCTCCCTGGTTACCGCGCAGCTACCGCGACGTTCAGCCAACACACAGTGGCCACGTCGATACACACCTACAAACTCATATCCCGAAGTCAAAACCAGACTAAAGactataagagagagagagagagagagagagagagagagagagagagaatacgaaCGTGCACGTACGCCACAGTGTAACCGCAGATACCGCTCTACCGGGAGGACCGTCTTACAGACTCCAATACGAAACAATGCATACATCCAAAGACACTCCATAGTAGCTCCGATTTCTCGTTCAGACTTGCTTCTAATTTGTTTTCTCGTAGTAGGTGCTGCTGCTTCTCCTGCTGCTATTCCTGATGATggtggtaaaagaaaaaaagacaaaaagaaaattaaagaaaaaagaaatgatcatCGAAAATGACAAGCCCAATGGTTTATCCAAAGAGCGAaggatcgaaagaaagagagaagaagaagaagccaaGCAGGAGATACTTTGGTCCGGTATGCAGTCTCCGAAGGCTCCTTGGTAGCTCCCGGCTACTAGTTCgcgttctctcttctctctctcgacgGCAGTCCTCCGTCGCGTTTGCCGTCGCGAGTTGCCCGCCAAGTGTAGTGGCAGATCCAGCTCCATCGCTCCCTTCGTTTCCTCTTCGTTCTCCCTACGCGTTCTCTCCCTGCAAAAGACGTCCCGGGATCGCGAGGATGATGGCCGTGAGCCCGTGTGCGCCCACACGTACATACCTTAGACGGCAACCTGCGTATACGAGCaagaaggagagatagagagatggaACTCGAACTGCTTTCCTTCCTTCGGGCGGTGCAGCTTCTCCCTCTTCCCTCTCTAACCGCTGctacatcttctttttcttatccgttctcctctctctctctctctctctctctctcttactcactctcttccatctttctctttcgttttcgcAGATACGCAGACTAACTCTGACCACCCCGAAGTCCAAGGGGAAGAGAATGTGCCATTCCGCGGCACTTGCTTCGATTTATCCTTAATTAATGTTACGATTTTGCGATAGACAAGACAAGTTTACGAGGAAATAACGACAAAGTAAAATTTTCCCCTTTGGCGAGGCTCGAGAATTATCACGAGAAAGTGGAAGACACGCGAAAGACAtggaagaggagaggaaaggagagataGACCTCGGGGTGTTCCTGGTCGACGCGATGGAAAGGACGTGCGACTTGGCAGATGGCTCCCGAGCATGGTGAGGCTGtcgttctctttcctctcatGGAAACGACGGCGAAAAAAGATTAAGTAGAAGAAATGCGTTGCCTCCTGACTGCTCGCTcagaaaagcaaaagagaaagaaagagaaagaaaagcatgGCAGTTATCACGACACTTCGGCCACGATGTGCTACGCGGTCACAGGACGGACGTGTACGTGCACGCACGACACTGTAAAATTACCGCGTCAAAAACAATTACGTTACAGGCCAACAGTTCGCACGACCCGTCCTCGAGACAATGAAAGTAACCGGACTATACTACCGCCGACATCGTTGCTCCTCTGATCCTATCCTCGAGCGTTTCACCATCTTTCTTTACAaaattctatgaaaaaaatgttacgtTTCCACTGATATAGAGGGAAGGGAAAGTCGATATAGGGGAAACGAGTCGATCGTCTCCAAGCGTATTACTATGCTTATTAAACCGGATCTCAAGCTATCCAAACGCAATAATGCAAACGTAAACTAGGTGCAAATttagatcgatcgaacgacgaGCCTCCCTcactccctccccccctctctctctctctctctctctctgacatGAGCGAGGACTGGAGCATAGTGCAATTATCAATCTCTTGTGAGCGACGATGGAACACGCCGAAATTCGCGAGTACCGTGATGCCAGCAGAGTGCTTGATAATATCAACGATGTTGGCTCACTCGTGGGGCggaattgagagagagagagagagagagagagggtggctAGAGCAGgagagcagagagagagagagagagagatcggtaTAGGCAGCGGGGATGGTGCACCGTTGTCGAGTGGAAAGGGGTCCAATCAATCAGCCGCAAATCAGTATGCACGGCACGTTCGCCTAATGCCGCCactctttcattatattcatttgATCGCGACCCCCTCAGCCTGTGCACGCAATCGTTAATGGCGCTGTTTAAAGATCGCTACCGATCGATGTCGAAGCGCGCTTCTCGATAgatggaagagaagaaaaagtaagggaaagagatagatgaaTATCTctcaacgaagaaaataatttcgcgGCTACGATCTAATCGGTTGAACACCGAGATCCAAAGCAAAGAGAGATCTCCcgaatactttttcttcttcttcttcgtcgtagtcgtcgtcgtcgtcttcttcttctgcttctgctTCTTCGAAGCGACCGTCTGTTACTTGTAAAGTGTTAAACAGATTACGGACAGCAGACGGTACGTTGCCAGGAGGCAAATACGTCTTTGGCTCCGACTGGCACGAGATCGAGATGGCAGGAGGCAGAGAACCGGGCAAATACGTAATCCGGATTATCGTGGATCCGCTTAGCTTACCGGACACTTGCGCCATGGAACGATACGGCGCCGATACCGGTGTCCCGTTTTacttcccctcccccccccccaaccTACCCTCTACCCGCCCACTTgcttctcccccccccccactgGCCTCCTCTTCTCGACCCTGCCCTCGAGCACTTTTTAAGAGGATTCGTCTTTAAGCCTTCATATTTTTAACGAGCCATTTTCCTTGGCCGCGTGCGTTCGCGTTAAAATATTGCCGTGAACCACCGTGAGATCCGTTATCTATTTATCGAAAAGGGGATATCGAAGAATCGAGTAACCGATCGGCGTAGCACCCgacgttttctctttcgacgAAATCATCGAAGCATAAGTCCCAGGAAGCAAATAGAAGAGATCGAGAAGAAGAGTAAAGGGAGAGGGTGGAGAGACAGGCGAGAGGAGGCGAAAGGGAAGGAGGAAGATCCAATTTAAGCCGAGCCCACAGCGCAAAAATGCTACGGAAGGTTCCGGCTCGGTTCATTAAATGAAACCCAATAGCGGTTGTTTGCGTTGCCAGACAGCGAATCTTCCGCAAATTGAATGCCATATTGCATACGTTCTGTCTACGTTTTCTATACTCGCAGGAGAGCCGCTCTCTTAACGAACACGACGCTCTCGTACTGGAATACCTGTTATTTTCGacgattctttctttctttcttctttattcctcctctcttctccttttttaccCTGTTTTTTTTCGCcccatttttcatttcaaagaaAACGTCCAAGCATTGTTAAAACGCTTACTATTAGACGGGAACTCTACCCTATTCCGCGAAAGAACCCCCCAACGACAGACCGCGAGCGTACCACCGccgccgtcgtcgttgtcgtcgtcgtcgcgttGGCAGCGTTACGTGCCGTCGAAATAGATAACGTTTGGGATAAGTCACCCCGAGTGGTTAAAATTCATCCCTGCGTCGAACGGCATATAAGGTCCATTCGTTTTGAGTTAACGTCGACAAAAGGGGCGACCAGAAGGAGCGACCAGAAGGGCTGCACGACTGTACGATCACGGGCTTGATAATAGCGCTACTACTGGATCTGAGGAAGGCTCTCCCAATGACGTCAGCAACGATTAACATAAACGATTCGAGGCAATTCCATCgagtaaatttcatttttctcgagAGCTTCTCCTTCGAAGACGAAGCGAGAAGAAATAtggattttgttttttaatcgttcgGCGACGGCGTTCAATCCTCTTTCGATTGCACGAGTTTCGGGCAAAGGGTGGCCTTTATGCTCGAAGGGAGTACACTCGCATGCGTCAACCCTTTTATTATGGAACCGGATGACTGTAACTATCTGACGTGACGACATTAGCGGAACCTATTTGGCtctggtattattgttatataaacgAATGCGCGAGCGGAAGGGAAGACGCGGATTACGAGACACGAGTTGCATACGTATTACGTTCGCTTTCGCGAGAAACTCACAACGTCCGTTTACTGCGACGACTTTTTACGATACGTAATGAAAACTAAATGTTAACGCTCtattgaaaaaaggaagggaaaaataGAGTGCGAAGGAGTCGTCTGTTTACAGATATTTGCAATAACTGAAGCGAAGGTAAGCGGTAACGACGACTATTAAAGCGATGCCATCGTTACACCAACGTTATTCTCACCATTATTACAAACAATGAagttttattactactaccttACAAGATCTTAACGATACTTTGGAGAAACAGATGAACTATACAGGTTTGCTTTATTACCTGGGCGTCTAGAGCTTGCTCGATCTCAATTTACAAGGCATACCACGGACTATTCAAAGTGGGAAGCCAGGCCGCTCATAATCTTTCCTCGCTCACGACAACAAACGTTGCCCCGAGAGTCTGCGGGTTGCGTCGGGCACGAGCCGGTAAAGGATACGCGTTCGGCAAATAAGTTCCCACGTGCCGTACAAGGAGAGGATCGCCATTAAATGGAACGACGCGAGATCGCGATATATCTCGAAGCACGTCGTAAACTTTGCTCCTCGCTAACGTTTGACGCGATCAAGAACGAAGGTACGAAAATGAAGGGACGCGTCGTAGTCTTGTTCGACTAACGAATGGGAACGAGGACGAACTTGAGTTTTTCACGGACGAAAGTGGAAGAGGAAAGCGAGAGGAGCTAACGGCGCAAATCTCGCTTCGAGATGTTCTCCTAGAATCGGGAATCGTGTTAGGAGGAACACGCGTTCCTTATCGAGACATCGCGAGGATCCCATGCATTCCGCGATCTTGCATTACAATTGCTAATAAACgatcctccctccctctctctctctctctctctctctctctctctctcggtctctgTAGTCCTTCTCGTCCTACCGGTTCCTCGAGCAAGCAAGTCTCTCACCGGGACTTGGAACGTTTCGTCGTCCCTTATCGCCGTGTTTCTCTCGTTCCTATTTTCCGCCACCCTCTTGCCAACCAACGTCTTCACCCTTGCACCCCTCTAACCTATGTAATCCTATTCCTCTGTGGGACTAAAACAAAATACCAAGAGTAAGCGTTACTGTCCAAATTaccgagagaaaaggagagagaaagttgcGTGCGCGTGTCTctgtgtgtgaaagagaatCTGATGGAAAAAGAGGACGACGATCAACGAGGAAACTTTATCTCATTCATACTTTTGCATTTGAAAGCAGTAATTTATGCACGCGCCGAAGCGAGACGGAATGCACCGAAggaacctctctctctttctctctcgcgcgcgcgcgaaggagaaagacgaagagaaacaAACGTCAAcattataatagatatgttAGCATGCAAACGTTGTCTTTTATGCGTTTGCTGGTGCTCGGCAAGTCAGTGCCGGACTTCTATCTCGGAAACGTGGATCTTTCGACGTAGAAACGGACGCATCTACGgtctatttccttttcctgATCGACGATTCATCTCGCTTATGACTCGAAACGATCGTAAATCATAATTCGTATCGACTTTAATACATTCTTGAAacgtttcgtttctcttaACCGATACGATACTCGGCTCGATCTCCCACGATTAATACGCTCCTGGCTAGCCACGAGCGTAGCGAGTCGGAGGCGGCGGTGAGAGATGGAGGAGGGGAAGAGCAACGGCGAGAAGAGAGGTCGGGGGTGGAGGCATACTAGTGGTaccggtggtggtggcggcggtgCTTCGCTTTGCGTCGCGATACTTTGGAggggaagagaggagaaataCGAGGAGCTTCGCCGTGGGAGAGGAGGAGAGCCGGGGAGGGGGCGGTGGTAGCAGGGGTGTACCTACTTACCATACTCCCAGTATACCAAAGTCCCGCAACGCGGTCGCCGCTCTCCGTCCGTGCAACTGCTTCAATGGTAGTCGCTTGCCGCGCTCCCGTGCCTTCCACGTTTTCttcaacgagagagagagagagagagagagagaggagaacgactgagaaaaagagacaaagagggaaagagggaggggggagaggAAACACGCGCTACTTTCttgagaaaagacaaaaagccGTTGTCAAAGGCTCGTAAGAATTGCGATAGAGCAAAGAAAATCTCGTCAAATTCGAGCAAGATGCTCTAAGAAAAATTGAGAGAACGGAAAAGTGCGTAAAAGAGCGCGTGAGTGTATCCACACGTTTCCGTATTTCCTGTGTTTCCGGTCACGTGGATCACGTGGTCGAACGAAacccctcctcctcttttgtGGCGATGCTCTCGAGAGGAGGGAGCACCGGCTTGAAGGCAGGGGTGGCAGTTGGtcgtagtggtggtggtggtgggtgctactgctgctgctgctgctgctgctgctgctgctgatgttggtggtggtggtggcggtggtggtggtggtggtggtggtggtggtggtggtggtggtggtggtggtagtagtgctGATGCTGGAGGTTCAAGagcgaaaagaaagataacgaAGAGGAGACGAAAGAGGATGCTGTGCCCTCGGGATCTGGAACCACGTGGGTACGTGCGTTcgttctgcttcttcttttaacgCGAATTTGTCTTGgacaaaaaatttcaatttttttttcgctccTTTTTATCGCGAgtatagtaatataattttgtttcttaaataaaatctaCAGGATCGATCGGACACAATTGTTAACATCAATATGCTAActtaattcgaaataaaagatcttttctttctttctttctttctttctgttttttggGTGCCAATCTCCAACGTAGATAATTCACGATCTTTCTCGGTGGCACGCGGGGGATAACTTTATCCTCGCTTAATCGCCTTTTCGATAGGTACTAGCCGATCCCTTTGTTCAGACAATATCTCCACACTGTTCCCGCTAATGTATGCACCGagcctctttctctttctccgtccCCTCTCTTTTGCGCTCTCTTCGGGACGACTACGGCACTCCTAACTCGCAGTAGTAGACAACGCACCCCATACGAAAAGCTATGGAGGCGAGGGAGACCTTGTACTCGTTGGCCTTTATTGAATTTTGGAACGTTCCATTcggaagtgagagagagagagagagagagagagagaaagagagaaaagtcgaaCACGGAGGAAGATTCGTTCTGTGTGTACTCGCTGAAAGAACAGAGAGAactacaaagagaaagagagagagagagagaggttgagagagagatgaaaggtGGAGGTGGAAGCACGGCGCAAGCCAGAATTAATTCACATCCCGCCGCTGCATTGCTTTTTACGATATAACTGCGGTTTGTTAGTCGTTATTCACGGTACGAATTGAATTTCGTGTCCGGCGCGAGCGAGAGGAAACTCGTATTCGCTGGTAcgtccctttctctccctttctctttccctctcactctctctctctctctctctctctctctctctctctctctctctctctctcgcttctttctcttcgaacGATCGGCAAAGTATTTTTCGTTTACGCGTTGCGAACGAagcaacgagaaagagagagagagaaagagttcaATGGCCTTTCGAAtcgtccattttcttttcccgagagtttacgaatttttcttatttatcggATTATCGTTCCTCTCATCGACAGGTGGTCGATTCTCTGCGTCGAATGCGCGCGCGTGTTCACGTGCTTTTTCCACGTGTCAAaggtagaaaagagaaaaatcctGAAAgatacgaagagagagagagagagagagacgatgtcAAGAGGTTAGAGAGCAAGAAGCAGAGCTAGAATCGGAGCGAGAAAAGGTTGTTCATAAGGTTTGcctagaagaagagaaacgcgAAAGTCCTCTTTCCGACTCGTTACGGATGGAGCGATAAAGCACGTCGACTAACGCGAGATACGACCAATTAGTTGCTGTGCCAAGTATACGATTTAAGGCGAGATCTACAGACGCTATTGCCAAACGACGATTTAAAGGGACATCTTGCGGGTACACGGGAGAGAAGGCTAAGCGAcaagatctctctctttctctctttatttcgtaTCGCGCACCATTTCCTCGTGATCTATGCGGGATACTTTTGATAATAGATTTGCATGATGCTCTGCCAAAACAAAtcgactttctttctcttacacgtGTATGCAAATGCATTCGTGCATCGCGGATAGTAGCCATATCAGTTTCGTGACAACGGATTAAAGCGATGTGTCGAGTTTATACAATCCGGCAAACTCTCTATAACCAGAACGAGGGAGATGAAAGAAGAGATgagaaaaacgatagaaaaagattgtAAGAGGGAGGACGAGGCAGAGCTTGACAGGACACAATATTGCAATAACTTCAATTACGAGGACACGACGGAGCGCCGTGCGGTGCTTTCGACTCACCCCGAAACCATCGTCATAGCCACGAGccatttccctctctctctctctctctctctctttctctctttcatttaccTCCCACCCACCCTCGACGACAGCTCACTGTCCCGATCTTCTCTCCGTTCCATCCATTTATACATCCGAATGACACAGACACGTCGCGGTCGAATTGGCTGTCGGCTTTCGAGAGGAAGGGACTGCCTTTAAACAAGTGCTTCTTAATAAAGCATTGACGCGCGAAACCACCCTCGAAAATGTACCCCTCGGCGCCAGTGTCGCCACCCTTCGCTATGCCGTCCATACAACCGAGAAACGAAGCTGGGACGTCATCGTCCTCTTGTCGTCGAGGGACTCCTCATTCTCGTTACTTCGTTAAACTGTAAAAAAGGCGCGAGCGCTTCTTTGGCCGAGTAAAGGAACACCGACGTAACGAAGCTcgcgctctttttttttccctttttcttagCGAATAATATCCAAAGGGTTGTCTACGGTTAAAgcgtaatttcttttctttttgtcgcaACGTCCTGGctatgagaatgagagaaaaaagaagaaagcaaatggaaaaaaaagaaagaagaacggaCGCGTTGTGCTTTGTCGTCGTAGTAACGCTGTAAATT
Coding sequences within:
- the LOC124432490 gene encoding dual specificity protein phosphatase 8-like, whose protein sequence is MEEERKGEIDLGVFLVDAMERTCDLADGSRAWQGWQLVVVVVVVGATAAAAAAAAAADVGGGGGGGGGGGGGGGGGGGGGGSSADAGGSRAKRKITKRRRKRMLCPRDLEPRGTKLSRKESNKPKRRSSFSPLFRRNTLGALDEDEKEDKRRKRMRVVEKVCSLLSGAKRHEGRAPVYREF